AACTCTTTGAATTCACTGTAAAGCTGTGCTGCCAAAGTTTTATTGTGAGCAATGATTAGCGTGGGTTTTTGGACATTCTGTATAATATTTGCCATCGTAAAAGTTTTTCCAGAGCCAGTTACACCAAGAAGTGTTTGGAACTTATTTCCCTCTTTGATGGCTTTTGAGAGTTTCTCTATAGCTTCTGGCTGGTCCCCTGTCGGTTTATACTCGGACACAATTTGAAAATCTGGCATATTCTACCCACCTTCTATTTAATAATTATTCTTAATAACTCACTCATTATAGCATATGTTACAGCATTTGAAAACATATGTTTGCAAAAAATAACTTATATAAGATTTGACTAAAAGGTAAAAACGAGACATAATAAAACTAAAAAATGAGGTGATGAAATGACTTGGATAGATCTACTGACTGATAAAGCCTTAGAATTTGGTCCAAGGCTTCTTGGAAGTATCGTATTGCTGGTTGGTGGATTATGGCTTATTAAATTTTTAGTTAAAATCATCGACCGCTCTTTGGGAAAGAGTAAAACAGATGAGTCTCTCCATTCTTTTATAATTTCTTTATCCAGATTTGGATTAAAACTCATTCTATATGTTACTGTAGCTGCTACTTTAGGTGTTAAAGAATCTTCGCTCATTACTGCACTTGGGGCTGCTGGCTTGGCAATTGGCCTCGCACTTCAAGGAAGCCTTGCCAATTTTGCAGGAGGGGTTTTAATTTTAGCTTTCAGGCCCTTTAACGTAGGAGATTATATAGAAGCTCAAGGCTTCAGTGGAACTGTAAAAGAAATTCAGATCTTATACACGATCCTTTTAACCCCGGATAATAAAAAAATTGTCATTCCTAATGGGGAACTGTCTAATCATAGTGTTATCAATTATTCTGCCCAGGATACAAGGCGACTAGACCTTGTTTTTGGAGTGGGTTATGACAGCGATATATTAAAAGCTAAGGAAATTTTAAATACGATCGCCAAAAAACATCCATTGATTCTTAAGGATCCGGCATGGGTAATTGGTGTGTCGGAATTAGGAGAAAGGTCTGTAAACTTTGATGTGAAGTTATGGTGTAAAACTGAAAATTACTGGACCCTTTACTATGATTTTCGTGAAAAAGTAAAATTGGAATTTGACAAAGAAAAGATCACTATCCCCTATCCTCAAATGGATATTCATATTCATCAATAAAGGAGAATCTATATGCGTTGGCTGGATCAGTTAGAAAGAAAACTAGGTCGCTTTGCTATTCCTAATTTAATGACCTATATCATTGGTTTAAATGCTGTAGTATTTGTAATGACTTATCTTTCTCAGGAAAGTCTATATATGCTCATGCTCGATCCTGGACGAGTTTTAAACGGAGAAGTATGGCGGCTGATTACCTTTATATTCATACCTCCTACCACTTCTCCTTTATGGGCAGCTTTTGTATTGTATTTTTACTATATGATCGGTACTGCTCTTGAGCATGAATGGGGAAGCTTCAGATTTAATCTGTTTTATGTATTAGGAATGATTGGAACCATTTTATCCGCTTTTGTATCGAATTCCATTGTGTCCTCAACTTATATTAATTTATCCCTTTTCCTTGCTTTTGCAAGGCTTTATCCTGATTATCAAATTCTGATATTCTTTATTCTTCCTATAAAAATAAAGTATTTGGCCTGGCTTGACTGGATCATTTTTGCCTTTACCATTTTAGTTTATCCTTTACCCTATAAATTAGCGGCTATCGTTTCTTTAATCAATTACTTTGTCTTCTTTGGCAAGGATATTGTAACCAATGCCAAGACAAGCAGAGTCGTTCATCAAAACAGGCAACAGTTTAAAGCGCAACTTCCTCGGGACTTTACCATACACAAATGTACAATCTGCGGAATAACAGAAAAAGACGATCCTGACATGGAGTTTAGATACTGCTCCACTTGTGAAGGGGATTATGAATACTGTATGAATCATTTAAAAAATCATGAACACATAAGATAGTCACTCCGTCGCACTTATGAAATAAGAAAGTTTGATCCCTTGCAAGCAAGAGCAACTTTCTTATTTCATAAAAAAATAGAAATAGAACGTTTAAGACGCTCTATTTCTATTTTTTCCCTGTGAACATTTTAAAAAGCCCTACACTTTCCATATTTTCTAATCTGTATACTGCCAAAGGTTCTTGTATTAGCGGAATAATTCCTAAATCATTCACTCCTGAAGAATAGGCCTGATGTTCAATACATCTCGTTTTTCCATCTATCCCTATAATATCGATCCATATGAAAGTGAAATAATTATTAAACATGGATTTCATGTGAGCATAATTTTCTATCTCTGTACCATTAATTTTTAAGATAATGTCCCCTCGTCTAAGTCCTATCTTTTCTCCCAGTCCTTCTGGTTTTAAATCTAAAATTCTAACCCCTTTGTCCGGATAAGTATATAGAGGTTTAGAATTCCTTTCCCTGATCTGGCTTCGAACAATAAGCATCTCATGTAAAACAGGCATTAGAATAACACCCAGGCCTTGCAACCAAATCCTGTTGGGTGCAAAAACTGCAATAAGTAAGAGAAATAAACTATATGCCATAAGAGACAAGGAAGTTCTCCTGGATTTTTGCTCCGGAGTCATAGATACCGCAATATCTCCATATCCCAGAACTGCTGTAATGGGATAAATAGAATAGACGATTACACCATCCGCATGATCAACAATATTTTTCATAAGCGGCCACCAATTCGGCATGGCTATGCTCCCCTGAGGGACTGCAGCCACAACTTCCATAACGAGCAGTGCAAAAGGCAGCGGCCAATACCTCTGCATCATATAGGCAGAAGCGAACTTCCCATCTTTTTTGATAATCATCGGAATACTATCCTCCGCACCTTCCAGTAAAATTAGAAGAGACTCCATAAAGTGCAGTATCCCTACAAGAGCAATGATTCCCGGTATATCCAGATTCATATCTGGCAGTTTGACACCTAAAAACATTTGTCCCCTAAGAATAAAAGATAATATGCCCAGAAGGCCGCCAGCATAAGAAAAACATAAATACCTGAAATTAATCATTGCAAGCATGATCGCAATGGGGAGAAGAAAAACCATATAATCTGAAAGATGTATAGGAAGACCTATGGCAACCAGCAGGATGCTGGCACCTATACCGATTAAAATACCGCTCAAAACAGACTGAACCATCTTGCTGCCTATATTTTGCCGCATAAAAAGCAAAGTCGTTACTTCCATGTCTCCAATTTTCTTATACATTCTATACATTAAGTAAATAACAATCAAAAACCAAGGATGAAAAATGGCGGTTGCCACCGCCTGTAGTGTTGTATAAACCACCTGAAAAAAAGAATGCATCCCATCACCTATTCTTAGAGACTTTATAACTGCTCTTTTATGACTTCCAGTGCTTTCTTAAGCTGAATATCTTCTTTCTCATCCAAAGTTAACTTAGACTTTAAATCATCGGGCAATTCTACTACATAATCAGGTTCAATTCCTATGCCTTGGATGCATACACCACTGGGCGTGTAATATTTTGAAATCGTAATTTTGATTGCGGAACCATCACCTAAAGGATAAATCGACTGAACCAAGCCTTTTCCAAAGGTCGTTGTGCCTACCAATTTACCTTTATTATGGTCTTTTACTGCTCCTGACAATATCTCTGATGCGCTGGCACTGTTTTGGTTGACAAGGATCACTAACGGCACTTTGATTTCATTCGCATCAGATAAATACGTATCTTTTTTTCCATTTTTGTCTTCTGTGTAAACAATCATTCCTTCCGGAAGCAATTGGTCAGCGATTTTGGTTACAATAGAAAGCAGGCCTCCGGGATTATTTCTAAGATCTATGATCAGTCCTTTTTGTCCTTTGCTGGTCAAATCTTTATAAGCAGTCATAAACTGATCGTAGGTTACTTCATCAAAAGATACGATTTTGATATATCCAATGTTGCCGTCCAACATTTTATGGGAAACTGTAGGATAGTCAATATTAGCTCTGGTAATTTCTACATCAAAAGTTTTAAATTCAGACTTTCTGTAAACGGTTAATTTTACTTTGGTACCTGCCGGTCCTTTCATCATGGACACAGCCTCATTTAAATCATCTCCTGTCACTTCAAAATCATTGACTTTAATGATTTTATCACCAGGAATCAGTCCTGCCTCAGCTCCAGGAGACCCTTCAAAAGGTGAAACCACAGTAATCAATTGGTCCGTTTGATCCACCGATACAACAACGCCAATTCCAGCATAACGCCCGGTCGTCTCTGTCTGAAAATCCTCAAATTCCTCTTTACTCATGTATGTAGTGTAAGGATCTCCCACACCTGCCACAAGCCCTTTATACATTCCTTCTTCTAAAGCAACTTCATCTATCTTATCTACATAGAATCTGTTAAGATATGCAAGAATCTTATTTACCTTTTGGTTCATTCCTAAATTAGAATGTCCTGTCATTCCCATGGCAATACGAAAGCCGATGAATACGATGTTAACAAAAATAACAATCGACATCCCTACAGCTAAACCACTTAAAAATGATTTTTTATCTTTCATTCAATCGGCACTCCCTTAGTGATTATATTTTCATTGTATTATTCACTACTTATTATTATACCATAGTTAAAAGATTAAAGTCATTTTGCTAGAAAAAAATAAAGGACTAAGTCCTTTATTTTGATAAATATGGGATAGGATTTGTATGACTTCCATTGATTCTGACTTCAAAATGGCAATGGTTTCCAGTAGACTTTCCTGTACTTCCCACTTTCGAAATGACTTGTCCTCGTTGTACGAATTGGCCGACTGATGCAACTAACTGAGAATTATGACCATATAATGTAGTAATACCACTACCGTGATCAATAATGATTGTATAGCCATATCCATTAATATATCCTGCTGCGATCACTTCTCCATCGGCTGCTGCTAATACACTGGTTCCTGCAGGAGCAGGAATGTCAATACCGTTATGAAAAGCATAGCCTCCGTATACCGGGTCAGTTCTTCCTCCATAATAGGAGCTCAGTGTATAATACCCCGGAACAGGCCATTCAAATTGTCCTCCACTGTACACTCTCGTACTCTTTCTTGTAAGTTCTTTGATTTCTTTTTCCAATTGCTTGGAAATCTCTTCTTCCTCTTTAATAAGTTCCATGTAAGATGCTTCATCATCATTTAATTGAGCAATGAGTGTGGCTTTTTCTTGTCTAGCTTCCTCCAGGCTGTGTTTGACACCCAACTGATGTTTTTTAACCAGGGTAACTTCTTCTTTCTTTTCTTCTAATTCTTCCTTCTGTTCTTCTATTTTCTTTTCGTTCTCCTTCATTTCTTTAATTAAATTCTGATCATATTCCACAATCTTAGTAATCACATCTGCCCTGTTAAGAAAATCAGAAAAATCCTTGGACTGAAGAAGGACCTGCATATAGCCAACTCTTTTATTCATGTACATATATTTAAGACGTTCTTTAAAAGCCTCATATTGCGCTTCTCTTTCCGCTTCTGCTTTTTCAAGCTCATCTTGTTTTTGCTTTACTTCTGATTCTAAATCTTCCAGTTGTTCATTAATCTTTTCAAGATATGCATCCACTTGGGCCAATTCTTTATCCAGAGCCTCTATGTTCTGCATAATATTGGCCTTTTCTTCTTTGGTCTTTTTTAACTTTTCTTTTGCGTTTTTTAAATTCTTTTGAACTTCTTCCAGCTTACTTTTTTTCTCTTTCAGACTATTCGCATATACAGAGAAAATCGGACCACATCCGAGGACCATAATGAGTAGTAAAATGATCCCCCGTTTTATAACTTTATGCATACAATTCCCCCTACTAAATGAACAACTAAACTTTAAGATATCTTCTAATGGATATCGTACTTCCTATAACACCAATTCCAATACCTATTATGAGTGAAATCGGAGTCAGTACATTAAAAATCTCTCCCGGCGTTCTGAACACCAATACATTGCGAATAAATGTATTCTTTTCATAAATCAATTCTGTAATAAAATTATAGGAAAACCAAATAAGAACCAAAGGAAGCACAGAACCAATGATTCCAATAATAATGCCCTCTATGACAAAAGGCCATCGTATAAACCAATTGGTCGCTCCGATATATTTCATAATATTAATCTCATTTTTTCTGATATACACTGTGAGCCGAATGGTATTATCCATAAGCATTACGCCAATAAAGCCCAGTACAAGAATCAATACCAGGCTGATGAGCCGGATCATATTATTAAATCCTATAAGGATTTTGGTTTCTTCTTCTAAATATCTGATTTCTATTCCACTTAATTGATTTAGTTCTGCAACAACCTCTTTTTGATATCTAATATCGTCCAGTGTAATTTCAAAGGAAGGGGGTAATGGATTATCGTTTTCTAGTCCATCTAACAGCGAGCCATATTCCCCCCACTCTTCTTTTTCTTTATTCAAAGCCTCTTCCGGAGAAATGTAGACAACTTCATCAATATGGTCAATTTTTCTAATTCGCTCTTCTAAATCTCGAATTTTATCTTCCGAAACTTCTTCATCTGTACAAAAAACTGTGATTCCTGCAGTTTCTTCTAAAGTCTCCAGTATATAGTCAACATTCACAGCAATACAGTAAAATATGCCCACAATCATTAAGCAGGAAGCAATCGTTCCGATTGATGCCAGCGACATCAATCTATTCCGCCAAATGCCGCGAAAACCTTGACCCACAAAATATTTCATGGTTCTAATCTTCATCGCTGTATCCACCCTTTTGTAAATCTCGAATCAGTACGCCTTCTTTTATTTCTATGACTCTTTTCTTCATTTTGTCTACAATGTCTTTTTCATGGGTTGCAATGATGACTGTAGTCCCTCTGTCATTAATGTCTTTTAATAATTTCATAATTTCCCATGAGGTTAGTGGGTCCAGGTTCCCCGTAGGCTCGTCACATATAAGAATAGGAGGATTGTTTACAATAGCTCTTGCCAAAGCCGTTCTTTGCTGTTCTCCTCCTGATAACTGCGAAGGGTAGCATCTGGCTTTCTTAGCCAAGCCTACCATAGAAAGTACCATTGGTACATTCCTTCTTATTTCTTTTGGTGTTGCTTCGACAATTTGCATCGCAAAGGCAACATTCTCGTACACTGTTTTATTGGGAAGTAATCTGAAATCTTGAAATACAACCCCTAATTTTCTTCTTAAAAAAGGAATTTCTTTCTTTTTTAAGTGCGTGATATTTTTATCACTAATGATAATTTCTCCTTCGGTAGGTTCTATTTCTTTTAACAAAAGCTTGAGCAGAGTGGATTTTCCAGAACCGCTGCTTCCTATAATAAAAACGAACTCTCCTTTTTCGATCGATAGGGATATGTTTTTTAAAGCTGTTACATTGTTCGGGTAAATTTTTGTAATATTATGCAATTCAATCAAGTTATCCCCTCCCATAAGAGGCATAAAATCCATTTTATTTTACAATATTCTATATTAAATAGCAATATACATTACGCCTTAGGGAGTAATACTAATATGACATTTTTTCCATATAGTTCATATATTTGCTAACCATCATGGTGATTTTAAAAGTAATGGCATCTTCAAAATTTCTTAAATCTAAACCTGTCATTTTTTGTAGTTTATCAAGTCTATATACTAAAGTATTTCTATGAATGTAGAGCTGTCTTGATGTCTCTGAGACATTCAAATTATTTTCAAAGAACTTCTGAACAGTTGTTAAGATCTCTTCATCAAATTCTTCTATCGTTCTTCCATGAAGTACTTCTTTAACAAACATATGGCAAAGAGGTACCGGCAGTTGATAAATCAAGCGGCCAATGCCCAACTGATTATAACTTATTATGTGTTTTTCACTATAGAAGATTTTTCCTACTTCCAATGCCATCTTAGCTTCTTTGTAAGATCTTGATACATCCTTTAAGTCTTCAACCATAGTTCCTACCGCAACAGAAATGGTACTCATGGCTTCGCTGCTTAATGTATCATAAATCATTCTTGCAACTTTTTCTTTATCCTCCATGAGCTCTTTTTCTTTTACTTCTTTTACTAAAATAATATTTCTTTCATCTACTGCAGTAACAAAATCCTTTGATTTGGATGGGAAAATGCTTCTTACTACTTCTTTGATATTGATGTCTTTATCCGGTTGGGTTTCTATGAGATATACAACCCTTGGCACATTGTTTTCAATATGAAGTTTTTTAGCCCTGTTATAAATGTCTACCAAGAGCAGATTATCCAGGAGAAGATTTTTAATGAAATTGTCCTTGTCATATCTTTCTTTGTATGCCACCAAAAGGCTTTGAATTTGGAATGCTGCCAGCTTACCAATTCGGTATACTTCCTCATCTTCTCCTCGAACAGCAACGACATATTCCGCTGTGTTTTCATCAAAAACTTTAAAATAATGATATCCTTGAATCAGTTGACTTTCTGCCTGAGAATTCACGAAATCTTCTACGATTTCCATATGCATTCCTATTTGATTTTCTTCTGTAGATGCCACAACTTTAGCTTCAATATCTGTGATGAAAAAGTCCCGTCTTGTAATGGTTTTTAAGCCATCAATTGTACTTTGTAAAATTTGGTTTGAAATCATACCATCAACGCTCCTAAATAAATTTTTTGTTTATTTATTGCTTTTATTTTATATTATAGTAGAATTTCTTAAAAAAAAAAAGAAAATACACAAATAATGTGTATTTTCCTTTTATCTTTTTCATTAGCAATATTAATTAGTAATAGTTTGCTCTGTTTCTTTGTCGAATACATGGATTCTATTTACATCTAAAGCAATTTTAAACTTGTCACCTGGTTTTGCCTGGCATCTTGGATCTACACGAGCAGTCAAGTTTTGTCCTTGACATACCATGTATAAGAATACTTCTGCACCAAGCATTTCTGTTACTTCAATGTCACATGTAATAATGCTGTCTGGAGATACTTCAAGGAAAGCTGGTTCATCATGGAGATCTTCCGGACGAATACCCATGATTACTTCTTTGCCTTCATAACCACCTTCTATAAGTTTCTTTGCTTTTTCTTGTGGAAGTTTGATTTCTTCATCTCCGAAAGTGAGAATAATATCATCTCCACGTTTAACTACCTTAGTATCAATAAAGTTCATTTGTGGTGAACCAATGAATCCTGCAACGAATAAATTATTTGGTTTTGAATATAGGTTGCTTGGTGAATCTACCTGTTGGATAATACCGTCTTTCATTACAACGATTCTTGTACCCAATGTCATAGCTTCTGTTTGGTCATGGGTAACGTAGATGAATGTAGTTTGAAGTCTTTGATGAAGTTTAGAAATTTCTGTTCTCATCTGTACCCTTAATTTTGCGTCCAAGTTAGACAGAGGTTCGTCCATTAAGAATACCTTTGGCTCACGAACGATAGCGCGCCCCATCGCTACACGTTGTCTTTGTCCCCCGGACAATGCCTTTGGTCTTCTATCTAACAAATGGTCAATATCAAGGATCTTTGCTGCTTCACGAACACGTTTATCAATTTCATCTTTAGGCGTTTTACGAAGTTTTAATCCAAACGCCATATTGTCATATACAGTCATATGCGGATACAAAGCATAGTTTTGGAACACCATGGCAATGTCTCTATCTTTAGGAGCAACATCGTTACATAGCTTATCGCCTATCCATAATTCTCCTGAAGATATTTCTTCGAGACCAGCGATCATACGAAGTGTTGTTGATTTTCCACATCCAGATGGTCCAACAAAGATGATAAATTCTTTGTCCGCTATATCCAGATTGAAATCTTTTACTGCAACGAATCCATTAGGATACTTCTTTGTAACATTCTTCAATTTCAATTCTGCCATTACAATTGCCCCCTTAATAAATAGTTATCAAACAATCTCAGTGTATAAATACTATACTATATTTAGATAATTTGTACTATTGCTCTTTTTAACAAATCCTAAAAAATTCCTTTGTTTAAATTGTATATGTGCTTGTCTGTATGAAAAATTTTTGGTTATTATTCTACATTATTCAACATGGCCATTTTATATATTGATGATAAAAACCTTGTTTTAAATGGAAACAATTGTAATGTATTGTTAATATTCTATAAATCCCTCACCTAAAACTTCTCTCACATCTCCTACAATTACGAAAGCTTTAGGATCTTCATTCTTCACTATTTCTTTTAACTGAAAAATTTCTTTTTTAGATACAACACAAAATAGGATCTCTTTTTCTTGTTTTGTGTACATACCTCGTCCATTTAACCCCGTTATACCTCTGTCCATTTTTTTCATTATCTCATCTGCAATAACTTCTGCTTTATCGGAAATAATAAATGCTGCCTTGGAAAAATTGATACCTTCCAGCATATTATCAAGTACTTTCCCTGAAATATACACAGAAATAATGGCATACATCGCTTTTACAGGGCCAAAAATAAATACACCCATAGTGATGATCACTGCGTCCAAAGCCATCATCATACGTCCTACAGGAAGATGCTTAAAGTAGTGTTGAATAATGCTGGCAGCAAGATCTGTTCCTCCTGTTGTGGCAGAAGCTATAAATACAAATCCGATGCCTATACCAGCCAAAACACCTCCAAATAGACTGGAAAGCAAAATATCTGCAGGAATTTCCGGTAAAAATTTTGTGTAATACAGAGCAAAAGAAAGATAAAATGTAGCAAACAATGTTTTTGCGCCAAACATTTTCCCTCTTAACATAGTACCGATTAAAAACAGGGGGATATTTAATGCGATATTCGTAAACCATAAGGGAATTCCTCCGGCAAAATAAGGTTCAGTAAGGGCTTTGATTGCAATAGCCAGGCCGGTCACTCCACCTGTCACAAGATCTTGCTTCTCAAAAAACAAATTTATGGCACAAGCTAAAAGAGTCGTTCCAACAATAATAAGTAAATAATCCGTTATAACCTTTTGTTTCTGCGATTGCCCCATGTTTTCCCTTCTCCTTGATCATGTTTTGAATTTACTTGTTTTTATTTTTAGCGGAAAGTTTCACTACCTCCCATGCAAATACAGGAAGCTGAAGCATCCTTTTTGCCCTTGTAGGCTGAGTAATCAAACGGTAAAACCATTCTAAACCCAGTTTTTGAAATGCAACAGGTGCTCTTTTAACCTTTCCTGCCATAACATCAAAACTTCCTCCGACACCTATACATACTTTAACAGGAAGAACTCCTCTATTTTTTTCTATCCATTTTTCCTGCTTGGGTGCACCTAAGCCCACTAACAGAAGATCTGGTTTCGCTGCCTGAATTCTTTGAATCACTGCTTCTTCCTCAGATTCTTTGAAATAACCATGGTCCGTTCCTGTAATTTTTAATCCTTTATATTTTTTCTGCATGACTTTGGCGGCTTCCTCTGATACCCCAGGAGCTCCTCCTAAAAAGTATACCGTATAGTCCGTAGTTGCCATATGAGCAAACAAGTTCTGAACCAAATCATACCCTGCTACTCTTTCGGGAAGCTTTGGTCCTTTGAGCAGCCTTGACGCCAATACCACGCCAATTCCGTCCGGTACAATGAGTGAAGCATGATAAAGAGCATCCATTAATGCTTTATCTTTTTGTGCTGCCATAATGATTTCCGGATTCGGCGTATAAACAGAATGACATTCTGTAGTTTCAAAAAAACTAAATACCCTGGATACAGCCTGTTCCATTGTAATGACATCAATAGGAACATCCATTATATTGATTTTACTTTCTGTAGCTTTTACCCCATTCTCAGACAATCTCCCCACTCCTTATGACTCTTGATTCTTTGTGAAATTTTCTGCTCGTAATAAATATATACTTCTGTGCTTACAATACTTACAAAATACTGTTTTTTATAACTTCTACAGCCATATTTCTTTGTTCCAGCAATTGATTTCTTCTGGTTTTTATGGTTTCTTTCATTTCATCCAGATGGTTCAATGTCGATTCTAAATAATGAATTGCTTTATCTTGATCCAGTTCATAAATGTCTATCACTTTTCCAGCTTCCATAGCTTCTACAAAGCTTTTTACCTTTGGGTCATAGGATATTCCCATATAAGGAACACCTGCAGCCGCTGCCATAATAAGAGAATGCAGCCGCATGCCCAACACATAATCCAAAGTAGCCGTAAAGTCTAAGATACTTTGTGGATCGTGCTCTCCATCATATACCACAGAACCGGGTAAAGAAGCACATATTTTTTGGGAAAGCTCCACATCCTCCGGATCATGCATAGGAATGAATATGATTTCCCATCCTTTTTGATCAAACCAATTGAGTATGCCTTTTATTTTATCAAAAAAATGTTCTTCTACCTTCCATGGTCTTAAATATACCCCGAGGCGTTTTTTAGTATCTTTTTGCCTTTCTTTAGGATTAAGCTTTAAAACAGGGTCTGCTACAACTTCAATTTCTCTTTTTACCCCCATTTTTATAAGCTCTTCTTTTGACTGCTGATCCCGTACAGAAATATAGTCCACTTTATTGGCAATCCATCCAATCAAAAGCCGATTGAATTTCATGTTGACAGGGCCAATTCCCTGTGCATAAAAGATAACTTTTTTGCGGAAAAACTTTGCAATCATTACAATAGAAAGATAATACACGATACTCTTCCAGCCTGTTACATCCTGAAGAAGGCTCCCTCCTCCGCTGATTAACACATCAGCGTTTTTAATAGCGGCTATAATCTCTTTATACTTCCACCTGTTCACAGCCTCTACATGATATGTAGAGGCTGTTTCATGAGGCTTATTGGATAGCACAGTAATTTTAACATGCTCTCCAACTTCTTCTTTTAATGTTTTTATGATCGAATACAGGACTGCTTCATCCCCTGCATTGTCAAATCCGTAATATCCTGATACAACTATACTTCCCATAGATTCCATCGTCTCCCCA
This is a stretch of genomic DNA from Defluviitalea raffinosedens. It encodes these proteins:
- a CDS encoding mechanosensitive ion channel family protein produces the protein MTWIDLLTDKALEFGPRLLGSIVLLVGGLWLIKFLVKIIDRSLGKSKTDESLHSFIISLSRFGLKLILYVTVAATLGVKESSLITALGAAGLAIGLALQGSLANFAGGVLILAFRPFNVGDYIEAQGFSGTVKEIQILYTILLTPDNKKIVIPNGELSNHSVINYSAQDTRRLDLVFGVGYDSDILKAKEILNTIAKKHPLILKDPAWVIGVSELGERSVNFDVKLWCKTENYWTLYYDFREKVKLEFDKEKITIPYPQMDIHIHQ
- a CDS encoding rhomboid family intramembrane serine protease — encoded protein: MRWLDQLERKLGRFAIPNLMTYIIGLNAVVFVMTYLSQESLYMLMLDPGRVLNGEVWRLITFIFIPPTTSPLWAAFVLYFYYMIGTALEHEWGSFRFNLFYVLGMIGTILSAFVSNSIVSSTYINLSLFLAFARLYPDYQILIFFILPIKIKYLAWLDWIIFAFTILVYPLPYKLAAIVSLINYFVFFGKDIVTNAKTSRVVHQNRQQFKAQLPRDFTIHKCTICGITEKDDPDMEFRYCSTCEGDYEYCMNHLKNHEHIR
- a CDS encoding PDZ domain-containing protein; protein product: MVYTTLQAVATAIFHPWFLIVIYLMYRMYKKIGDMEVTTLLFMRQNIGSKMVQSVLSGILIGIGASILLVAIGLPIHLSDYMVFLLPIAIMLAMINFRYLCFSYAGGLLGILSFILRGQMFLGVKLPDMNLDIPGIIALVGILHFMESLLILLEGAEDSIPMIIKKDGKFASAYMMQRYWPLPFALLVMEVVAAVPQGSIAMPNWWPLMKNIVDHADGVIVYSIYPITAVLGYGDIAVSMTPEQKSRRTSLSLMAYSLFLLLIAVFAPNRIWLQGLGVILMPVLHEMLIVRSQIRERNSKPLYTYPDKGVRILDLKPEGLGEKIGLRRGDIILKINGTEIENYAHMKSMFNNYFTFIWIDIIGIDGKTRCIEHQAYSSGVNDLGIIPLIQEPLAVYRLENMESVGLFKMFTGKK
- a CDS encoding S41 family peptidase, whose translation is MKDKKSFLSGLAVGMSIVIFVNIVFIGFRIAMGMTGHSNLGMNQKVNKILAYLNRFYVDKIDEVALEEGMYKGLVAGVGDPYTTYMSKEEFEDFQTETTGRYAGIGVVVSVDQTDQLITVVSPFEGSPGAEAGLIPGDKIIKVNDFEVTGDDLNEAVSMMKGPAGTKVKLTVYRKSEFKTFDVEITRANIDYPTVSHKMLDGNIGYIKIVSFDEVTYDQFMTAYKDLTSKGQKGLIIDLRNNPGGLLSIVTKIADQLLPEGMIVYTEDKNGKKDTYLSDANEIKVPLVILVNQNSASASEILSGAVKDHNKGKLVGTTTFGKGLVQSIYPLGDGSAIKITISKYYTPSGVCIQGIGIEPDYVVELPDDLKSKLTLDEKEDIQLKKALEVIKEQL
- a CDS encoding murein hydrolase activator EnvC family protein, whose amino-acid sequence is MHKVIKRGIILLLIMVLGCGPIFSVYANSLKEKKSKLEEVQKNLKNAKEKLKKTKEEKANIMQNIEALDKELAQVDAYLEKINEQLEDLESEVKQKQDELEKAEAEREAQYEAFKERLKYMYMNKRVGYMQVLLQSKDFSDFLNRADVITKIVEYDQNLIKEMKENEKKIEEQKEELEEKKEEVTLVKKHQLGVKHSLEEARQEKATLIAQLNDDEASYMELIKEEEEISKQLEKEIKELTRKSTRVYSGGQFEWPVPGYYTLSSYYGGRTDPVYGGYAFHNGIDIPAPAGTSVLAAADGEVIAAGYINGYGYTIIIDHGSGITTLYGHNSQLVASVGQFVQRGQVISKVGSTGKSTGNHCHFEVRINGSHTNPIPYLSK
- the ftsX gene encoding permease-like cell division protein FtsX; its protein translation is MKIRTMKYFVGQGFRGIWRNRLMSLASIGTIASCLMIVGIFYCIAVNVDYILETLEETAGITVFCTDEEVSEDKIRDLEERIRKIDHIDEVVYISPEEALNKEKEEWGEYGSLLDGLENDNPLPPSFEITLDDIRYQKEVVAELNQLSGIEIRYLEEETKILIGFNNMIRLISLVLILVLGFIGVMLMDNTIRLTVYIRKNEINIMKYIGATNWFIRWPFVIEGIIIGIIGSVLPLVLIWFSYNFITELIYEKNTFIRNVLVFRTPGEIFNVLTPISLIIGIGIGVIGSTISIRRYLKV
- the ftsE gene encoding cell division ATP-binding protein FtsE, which gives rise to MIELHNITKIYPNNVTALKNISLSIEKGEFVFIIGSSGSGKSTLLKLLLKEIEPTEGEIIISDKNITHLKKKEIPFLRRKLGVVFQDFRLLPNKTVYENVAFAMQIVEATPKEIRRNVPMVLSMVGLAKKARCYPSQLSGGEQQRTALARAIVNNPPILICDEPTGNLDPLTSWEIMKLLKDINDRGTTVIIATHEKDIVDKMKKRVIEIKEGVLIRDLQKGGYSDED
- a CDS encoding PucR family transcriptional regulator, encoding MISNQILQSTIDGLKTITRRDFFITDIEAKVVASTEENQIGMHMEIVEDFVNSQAESQLIQGYHYFKVFDENTAEYVVAVRGEDEEVYRIGKLAAFQIQSLLVAYKERYDKDNFIKNLLLDNLLLVDIYNRAKKLHIENNVPRVVYLIETQPDKDINIKEVVRSIFPSKSKDFVTAVDERNIILVKEVKEKELMEDKEKVARMIYDTLSSEAMSTISVAVGTMVEDLKDVSRSYKEAKMALEVGKIFYSEKHIISYNQLGIGRLIYQLPVPLCHMFVKEVLHGRTIEEFDEEILTTVQKFFENNLNVSETSRQLYIHRNTLVYRLDKLQKMTGLDLRNFEDAITFKITMMVSKYMNYMEKMSY